gggctagtctccgtctcgcccgacgcctatggggcgggctcggtctcgcccgagggcaggaacgagcctcaccctgctcgatatctaaagataggtttcatcttacctgacaacttctcccccgttccctcatgatgataggaacagggcaagacaagacgttcggatcaaccatggctccaaggaccataccctatgccctggcaggaaaagtactgccaggaaacgacgggacaggtgctttagacccttccggacgccgtagagcccgaaaggtattacaggtgcgtactCCTCatcctgtagagttgtaggcgccgccttcagccctgggacacggaacccgacaaagatatacgacaaccgctacgctccagaaaaggatttgctatctccacaaacgatggatattccgtcaccacgctgtggacccaagggagcgacgCCAgattcccgacccctcaggtccaccaagttagaagaccttggccacggtgctactccggaccccgaccccgcgtccctccgacgaagactccggagaaccagaaggcgtgcaagcaaggctgggggaggctcataagtcaaaaccactgtactgcagcccataccctgcgcagggcagcattttgtaaccaacctgacattctacagatacatcgacagtattgtaggcgcttatcttcctatgcactcatcaggatgaagaaccaggccggtagacgtgagccacaagactaagtagagtacgcatccaaaagccctcacccttgtaaagccagccccttcatctataaaaggggatgcgcttcctccatcaagggggGGGACTTTGGACCAAACaacacaagacacacacacacacacagtcaagttgctaccgagctcttgacctcctttcaacctttccatcagagacttgggaccagtccctctctcgatcgtttgtacaccctactacgaaccgttcatggtgctaataacacgagcagaaacaaactggacgtagggacattcggcccgaaccagtataaatcttgtggcctttagcgcaccatccgagcctaacgcgcattactataaatttacttgccggtgcttattcgaaacaccgacaacttgCTGCGTTTTTTACCCCACGACAGGCGGCTTGTCCCATGGGTCGTCCTACGTCGCCCACTATAGCgtagctggtgattgagctgcccctacaaaaaaGGGTGCCGTTGCTACAAATTGTTTGTGTTGTAGTGTGTGCGATTGCGCAGGAGTTCGAATTAAGTCGATAAGGACGATCTTTGTAGAACTTGATAGATTCCAAATATAGAGATGGGCGACCAACGAGCGATTGAGATGTTTGTGGGGTTGATCATAACCTACGTCATTGCTTGACGGCACACGAGCTCCTTTACTGGTGCATGGACAGGAGTGATAAGGCTGATTGGGGCAGCCCTCCTTTTATTTATAgactattacacattcccaataTACCCCTAGGTAACTAAAGCGAACGACCTAACCCGGAGGACATTATGGTCCAACTCAGAGATCCGCTAACCCGACGGCCATGCGCCCTTCATGACTTAGCTTTCGGCCTTGATGCGAGCCTCATGATGACACCACGTGCTGCCTCAGATTCCTACCAGAACCGCACTCAGGTTTTGCAGCCCAAACCCAAAAAACGCCCATCGGTGGTTTTGGGGCCCAGACCATCAAACCGCCCGGAGAAGCGTATCCGCTATGCCTCCTCCGCTCTCTCGACACGTGTCACCGTCATTCTCGTACACCTAATCCCCAAGTCCTCCAGCGCCCTGCTTGACTTGGTCAACCTCtgtcttgacttggtcaacacagTCACTCCTCATGTACTCTTGCACTTTGTCGATGACCCCAGGTGTCAGCCACCCACGGTCAGTCACCCGTCTTCCCCGatcccttggttcaaggcccggcATCCATCATTCACAACACCCAGTCCATCAGCACGGACCCGCTTAACATTCACCTTCGTCGTCGACACTgtctccgagctccacacctatgcaccacaagccaagagacatgttgtacAACCCAAACTCACGCCTCCATTAATTCCACAACTCAACCCAAAGCGTTACTTACGTTGACAATCACTCGTCACAAACTGAACCACATGGGTACATATCGACCATGTGTTCACACGCCAGAGGCCAAGTGAACTGCTGCTAATTTCCTCGACATTGTCGGTGAAAAAGAAAGCGGCCCTCGATCTAGAGTTAGGGATTGGAGAAGTCAATGGGGAATGGTTCGGGTTGGGGGTGAGCTCGTGACGCTATGTGTTAGGACAGGGGCAAAAGGGTCCATAGAAAAATATAGTATGTGTCCATACGTCTGACAAGTTCCAAGGGGGGTTTGGGCGTAGATAGTGGCGTATCTCAAAATTTGGCACAATTATAATAGGACCAACCTAATTAACCCTTGTTTATATAGTTTTATCCAAGACCCCATACATGCAAGTAGGACTCCTACTTCGTAAAATTCTACAATCAAGTACTAGTGCATACGTTTGCATAAGAATGACTTTCTCTCATCCACCAGAAAAGAAACAACAGGGATTTATTTGCTTCAGCTTAAGATGCCTGCTTTCCAATGTATTCCAGTTTCTGAAATTTACTCCCCAGGTTCCGTTTTATACGGTGACTCTTTGACAAatcattattttatattatattgtttATGCTTATAAACTAATGGTATAATATAATTGCTTACAAATCTAACCACATCAAGTTTCTATTATAATAGTTTAAAATGATTTTGCCACATTATTGGCCAAAGTTTTTAATGTTTAAACCTTGATATGCTTGTGTGCCTTATAAAAGACAGCGTAGGCAGTAACTGTCAAGCGTATCACAGGAGATACTGAAATATTGATATTCCCTTTAGAGAATACATGTATGATCACAACAAGCTAATACAGTAATATTTATCAAATTATTATTTTAATTCAAGAGGCACCCTTGGTTAAAAAAAATAGATTTCAAGCACGTTTTGGAAGATACTGAAATTATTTAGATACCTTTTGAAAATAACCAACTTGATCAGCATCACAAGCTAATAGTAATATACAATGCATACCGAATTATTAATTCAAGTGGCTAGGGACGTGGACGCAGgtcaagaaaaaaaaatggcACGTATTCTTCACGAACTGTCTTGGGATCGAATCAGCTATGGTTAGATGTGAATCAAAATTCTGATTTCATGTTGCAGCGAATGTCAAAAGGTCGTAACAACATGGAACTTGGACGTCCAATCAATCAGCGTCAGCGACCCAAAGAAAGTGCATTGTAGTATGGATGGTCCTTTAACATTGTACAGTAATTTTTTTCCCTCGAAACTCatgttttttgttttgtactgCCCTTACGAAATCAGACAATGATATCCGCGTAGAGAATAATGCTGAGTAGGTGGTTAGTACGAAGgtgctccctccattctaaaataTAAGGATTAAGAGTTCAAAATATGTACCAAATTATAATGGATTCTAGGTGAATAAATATTCTGAAAAGCAACATTCACATGCGTACCTGGCGTTTAATGTCTACTATCACCAAACCAAATATGGTAATCACGGATGCTTGTATGCGTCATTTGCCTTATTACCCTATAACATGTCCTAAAATTGCATTGATTCCTTATGTTTCAGGACAGGACGAGTAGCATGTCTATGCCCTCCGATTGTATGATAATGAAGGGGATTATTCCTTTACTACACTTGAAGGAAAACCAAAATCCTGAAATAATACACTGAACCACACCTGATCCAGTTGTCATCATCACATGCAAATTATAAAATTACAGATATTTAATCCATGCATGGAGCTGCTGCGTGCTGATGGGTCACAAGTTTGACTTTACATGTCCACAGGTAAAGCATCACAGGTTTATATATATGCGAGGGAAGCTACGGGGCCAAGATGCAGCTTGAATCAGAGCATCAACATACATACTACACACAAAACAATGAGTACTGTGGTGAGGAAGTCATCACCAGTAGTTGTCAGGCCATCAAGGCCGGTTACAAAGAGCGACACCATTAAACTTTCGGCCTTTGACAAGGTTGTCGGAAAAATACCAGCCACAGTGTTGCTTGTGTTTGAAAATCCAATCCATGAGCCGGCCAACACCATAATGAGGGCGTTGTCTGAAACACTTGTCCACTACTATCCTTTTGCTGGTCGCATTGTTGCAGGAATCGATGATGATGGTGAGGAGGATCACATTCTGTGCAATGGCGAGGGCGTGGCATTCATCTCAGCATCTTGCAGCAACTGTGCCTTGAAGGAAGCCATATTCTTAGACCACTCACCATGCGAAAGGGCGCTGCTACAGGAGCTGGCCATCTACTACCCTGCAAAGGGCTGTGGCCCCGCTGATCCTTTGTTGCTGATGCAGGTGACAGAGTTCTCCTGCGGTGGATTTGTTCTCGGGGTTACCTGGAACCACCTTATCGCTGACGGCGCTGGGATGGCTCAGTTCTTGCAGGCCGTTGGTGAGCTTGCCCGTGGGTTGTCTTCACCGTCTATCATTCCAGTTAGGTTGGATGATTCACTCCCACGTCTCCCTCCATCCATGGATGATGCGTTACGGCTGGCTATGCTGACTCTTGTTCCATGGCACCTTGCCTACCTTGACATCACTGTCCCCTCGAGATCAATTAACCTCATCAGAGCTGAATTTGGCAGTCGCTTCAATTGCCAGCCATGTACCATGTTTGAGGCTGTCTGTGCAGTATTATGGCAGTGCCGAACCCGTGCAATTATGTCAAATTCAGATACCCCAGCCGTGCTTATGTTCAGCGCCAATGTGCGGAAGCATGTGGGCGCCAAGCCAGGATACTACGGCAATTGCACATCGTGCCAGTTTCTCATGGCACCAAGTGGTACCGTGGCGAGTGCAGATATCTTGGACCTAGTCAAGATGATAAAGCGCGCCAAGGAGGACATACCTCACACATCCATTCTGAATCAATTCAGCAACCTGACGGAAGCCAATAAGGGTCAGATGCCGCAGTTATTTGGTCCACAACTTCGGTACAACGTGTTACTGGTGACATCCTGGCGAAATCTTGGCTTTGAGGATGCTGACTTTGGTAGCGGGAAAGCGGCTAGAGTGACGTCATATGCGGCAGGAAATACGCCGTCGTCTCCAGCCTGCATTGTGTGCCTGCCGTGCCAAGGCGAAGGCGGGGCCAATGTGTCATCGGCCTTTGTCAAGGAGGAGCATGCTCAAGCTTTCCTTCAAGAACTAGCAAAACTCATGTGATTTCCCACCTATCGTGTATGTGCTTTTAATAATCTGGAGGAAGTATGCATCGTTATGCAGCAATAATGTTATCTTATTCGGTGCCCAATCTATATTGTGTTTGTAACAGACTGATATTAAATTATTATAGAATTATTACACTGCTACTAGACACTTTTTTTTAGTCAAACGGTCTAGTAACTTAGATGGACAATTTTAGAATCCGCCGCTATAAATGGTCAGCCATGTCTTTTTACAGAGGCGGTCGTCCGCTTCTGTTGATCGCTTAAAAATAGAGGCCATCTTATCGAGATGTCCTCCTCTAAACTTGAATATTAACAGCTATTAAAAAAGCCTAACACTCTAAGGGGGTGTTTGACAGGGGTCCTCCAAAGGAGGCGGAGCCGTTTACAGGAGTCATCTGGGTCctgttttttttattaaaaaacggCTCCTCCTATAAAATGTTTATTAGGGCTCCTATAAAAGAGCCGGAGCCAGAGACGAGCCccaccaaacagaccctaaatgTACCGGCTCTAGAAATAGATTAACAGAGGTGGTGCTCTTCACTTCTTAAGGGGTCGTCTCTAAATAGGTACATTAAAATTAATTCATCACTTTTGATATGAAGTCGGATAAAGATGAACTTAATACCAAAATTGTAGAGCTCAACTCGATCCACAGCATTATAGTTCAAAAGTTTTTGGTTAGAAACTTTTTCTAGagtaaaaaaaaatcatttttagctgacaaaatttgaaatttagttTAAGAAATTTTGAATTACATGGTCTACATTGAGGGTACTGCTACAGTACTATCTCGCTAACTAAGAGGTTCTGGAAGAAATCTGCACCATTGATTTTTTTATATGttttaaattaattaattaattaatctcagaaaagaaaaaaattctcAAATTAGCTACTCTTCAACGCGGAATGATTTCCACGATGCTGAGAGCTTAAGCGTGTCCCCAGCCTATGGTCCACCGTCTCTCTAGCCCAAAAATCAAAAGATTCAACCTCCAGTTTGGATGCGCCTTCCGAGCACAAAGCAAGTTTCGCGGTCTGCATAGTACGACCCATCGCTGACAAAAGCAAGATAACCGCTTAGCCTACGAAACACCAACCAAGCCATCGAACACCTACGGAGCGAGGAGAACAACTCACCAGTACTCAAGCCCAAGCAAGGCCAACAGATCCACTCACCAAAGAACCTTCAGCAACAACCCCCCTCGCCAAGCGCCAACAGATCCACTCAGTGAAAACCTTTGCACTCAACATCTCATCTCAGCGGCAACAATTGACAACAAGTGAACCTAGGAAAGAATGCATCCCACCTACCGCTTCGACTTATAGGCACAACCCCCCACCACGCGCCTGCCGGGATCGGTGTGATCCTGAAAAAAACGAGGAGCGACTCACCGAAACTTGCAAAAACGCATCCCCTTTCACGCCACCACGCATAACCAACTCCTCAAAAGACGTGCCCATCAAAATACCTCGGGTCCAGTGCTAGTAGCCGAAGGCAGACGTGGCGTCGCTTGGGCCAGGGGGCCTACGGGCTGGAGCTCCGCTCTCCTCCCCCGGTTTTTGTGCTGCTTAGGCCCATCAAGCTGGACCAAACCTCCGAGGGCTACTGTTGGGGGGAATGGCGCCAACCCGGTCGACTCTCGACCACAAGCTGGACCCTCGTCTGCCTTTAGCAGAGTCGCGCGCCCTACTGAGTAGTATCCACGGTGAAGGTTTCCTAACTAACCCTACCAACAGAGGTAACCCCGATCCTATGCAGTTGTAGATCTGACATCGCCCGGCGAGGTCCCCTCGCAGGGGAGACATGACCCTTGTGGAGCCAGATCTACGGCATCTGACGGGGA
This sequence is a window from Miscanthus floridulus cultivar M001 chromosome 10, ASM1932011v1, whole genome shotgun sequence. Protein-coding genes within it:
- the LOC136489248 gene encoding acyl transferase 15-like gives rise to the protein MSTVVRKSSPVVVRPSRPVTKSDTIKLSAFDKVVGKIPATVLLVFENPIHEPANTIMRALSETLVHYYPFAGRIVAGIDDDGEEDHILCNGEGVAFISASCSNCALKEAIFLDHSPCERALLQELAIYYPAKGCGPADPLLLMQVTEFSCGGFVLGVTWNHLIADGAGMAQFLQAVGELARGLSSPSIIPVRLDDSLPRLPPSMDDALRLAMLTLVPWHLAYLDITVPSRSINLIRAEFGSRFNCQPCTMFEAVCAVLWQCRTRAIMSNSDTPAVLMFSANVRKHVGAKPGYYGNCTSCQFLMAPSGTVASADILDLVKMIKRAKEDIPHTSILNQFSNLTEANKGQMPQLFGPQLRYNVLLVTSWRNLGFEDADFGSGKAARVTSYAAGNTPSSPACIVCLPCQGEGGANVSSAFVKEEHAQAFLQELAKLM